Genomic DNA from Pseudomonas fluorescens:
TGACGTTAGGCGGCGGGATCATGATGGTGTAGGAATCGCCCGCGCCTTGCGGAGCGAAATAATTCTCGGACTCCCAGGTGTTGTACCAGGAAGTTTCAATGGCGTGCGGCTGGTAGGTCTTATCCATGCGCGGCGGGACCCTATTGGCATTTATTCAGGAAAAGCCGGGAAGTATAGCGGGGCGAAGGACGCAGGGCGAGCCAGTACGCAGTGAGCGCGTATTAACAGGCGCAACAAATCCTGTGGCGAGGGAGCTTGCTCCCGCTGGGGCGCGAAGCGGCCCCCAAAAGTGTCAAGGTGAGTGAGAGGGGGCTGTTCGCCAGTGTTACGGCTGCTTTGCAGCCGAGCGGGAGCAAGCTCCCTCGTCACAAAAAGCGGGGGAGTGCTTTTATTCGTACTGACTGAGCAAGCGCTCCATCCGTGCATCCAGCCGCCGCTTGATCTCGGTCTCGATGTGCGGGGCGAAGTCGTCGATGACGTCTTGCATGATCAACTGCGCAGCAGCACGCAGTTCGCGGTCCAGGTGCAACAGGGCGTCGGGCCCTTTGGCTTCTGTCTTGGCAGCAGGCTTGGGTTCCGGCTGGCCGTTGATCGGGTCGAACAGCAGGGGGATCTGTTCGTCATGCACCGGCTCGTGCACGACCGTGTCGGTCAGCAGTGGCGGTTGCAGGTTGTCGTCGCCGAGCAGTTGGCGGATCGACTCGAGGTCATCCAGCAGGTGCGCGGGTTTTTGTGGCGGTTTTGGAGTGTCCATCGTAGGGCTCAGAGTCGCTGTAAACGGTGGTCTTGCAGAGGATAGCCCTGTTCGCGGTAGAAACGGAAACTCTCCCGCGCGGCTTGTCGGATGGCCGGGTCTTCGACCACCACTTCCGCCACACGGGCGAAGCGCTGGGCAAAGGCCGGAACTTTCAGGTCGAGGTTGACCAGCAGGTCCTGGTGCTGGCCGCAGTCGTCCCCCAGTCCCAGCACGATCACCCCCTCGGGTTCGCTTTCGGCCGGGCCGTGGGGCACGAAGCTCTCGCCCTTGAAAGCCCACAGGCGTGCGTCCAGGTCCTCGCGCTGGGCGGCATCGCTGCAATGCAGGTAGATGCGGTGCCCCATGCGCCAGGCTTTTTCAACGAGCTTGCAGGCGAAATCCAGCCGCGCCGACGGGGCGGCGCTGGGCAGGATATAGAAATCGACTTTGGTCATTACGGTTCCTGAGCCGCCGATGACCCCACCCGAGGGTGAGGCCAGCGACGGTCATTGGTGTCAGGCCTTGGCGCGGTCCAGCAGGTACTGGGTCAGCAGGGGCACCGGACGACCGGTGGCGCCTTTGTCCTTGCCGCCGCTGGTCCACGCCGTGCCGGCGATGTCCAGGTGCGCCCAGTTCAGGTTCTTGGTGAAGCGCGACAGGAAGCACGCCGCGGTGATGGTCCCGGCTTTCGGGCCGCCGATGTTGGCGATGTCGGCGAACGGGCTGTCCAGTTGTTCCTGGTACTCGTCGAACAGCGGCAGTTGCCAAGCGCGGTCGTCGGCTTGTTGGCCGGCGCTGAGCAGTTGGCCGATCAGCTCGTCGTTGTTGCCCAGCAGGCCCGAGGTGTGGGAGCCCAGGGCGACGATGCAGGCGCCGGTCAGGGTCGCGATGTCGATCACCGCTTGCGGCTTGAAGCGCTCGGAGTAGGTGAGGGCGTCGCACAACACCAGGCGGCCTTCGGCGTCGGTGTTGAGGATTTCAACGGTCTGGCCGCTCATGGTGGTGACGATGTCACCCGGACGCGAGGCCGTGCCGCTGGGCATGTTCTCGGCGCAGGCGAGGATGCACACCAGGTTGATCGGCAGTTGCAGTTCGAGCACGGCGCGCAGGGTGCCGAACACGCTCGCGGCGCCGCCCATGTCGTACTTCATCTCATCCATGCCAGCGCCCGGC
This window encodes:
- a CDS encoding DNA polymerase III subunit chi — translated: MTKVDFYILPSAAPSARLDFACKLVEKAWRMGHRIYLHCSDAAQREDLDARLWAFKGESFVPHGPAESEPEGVIVLGLGDDCGQHQDLLVNLDLKVPAFAQRFARVAEVVVEDPAIRQAARESFRFYREQGYPLQDHRLQRL